From the genome of Impatiens glandulifera chromosome 9, dImpGla2.1, whole genome shotgun sequence, one region includes:
- the LOC124916754 gene encoding uncharacterized protein LOC124916754 yields MKNPLSSSSSSTPYQTRFSSPAGFFSTMIRRLLFCSNSLPPSNHSSAGAGDNLYAMSAPCLVARLMGLDSLPMNNESSQVSRLRREEPNYAELEDDHFFILSFEKKFRSKKDDRSKMGYGKLKKRNQERRKVYSNSKENRNPNEDPYESSGKKKKIDEEAESDSDWSPVSVLDIDEFATTSSDLSTPVNETEEIHLMRGNFKLLLTSPRTNLLISSFYNNNNNRMPNNSKWRSKKRKMWNEIGRISEEEMARSRWDYGEASKLQEFEEIGDCITEILLREILEEMN; encoded by the exons ATGAAAAACcctctttcttcatcttcatcctctaCCCCATACCAAACCAGATTCTCCTCTCCCGCCGGCTTTTTCTCCACCATGATCCGGCGTCTCCTCTTCTGTTCCAATTCTCTCCCGCCGTCAAACCACTCATCCGCCGGCGCCGGCGATAATTTATATGCCATGTCAGCTCCCTGTCTGGTAGCCAGACTCATGGGGTTGGACTCTTTACCGATGAACAACGAGTCGAGTCAGGTGAGTCGTCTTCGCCGCGAAGAACCAAATTATGCTGAGCTTGAAGATGATCATTTCTTCATTTTGAGTTTTGAGAAGAAATTTAGATCAAAGAAGGATGATAGATCTAAGATGGGTTATGGGAAATTGAAGAAAAGAAATCAAGAACGAAGGAAAGTTTATTCAAATAGTAAAGAGAATCGAAATCCCAATGAAGATCCATACGAGAGCAGCggcaaaaagaagaaaatagatGAGGAAGCTGAAAGCGATTCTGATTGGAGCCCTGTTTCAGTACTCGACATTGATGAATTCGCCACCACAAGTTCAGATCTTTCTACACCAG TGAATGAGACAGAAGAAATACATTTGATGAGGGGGAATTTCAAGCTCTTGTTGACATCGCCAAGAACTAATCTATTAATTAGCTcattctataataataataataataggatGCCCAACAACAGCAAATGGCGCAGCAAAAAGAGAAAGATGTGGAATGAAATTGGAagaatttctgaagaagagaTGGCTAGATCAAGATGGGATTATGGAGAAGCTTCAAAGCTTCAAGAATTTGAAGAGATTGGAGATTGTATTACAGAGATTTTGTTGAGGGAGATCCTAGAAGAGATGAATTGA
- the LOC124914529 gene encoding zinc transporter 6, chloroplastic has product MMSSSCLVDAARALACRDGQAASNLKLVSIFFIFFTSVVGITLPVLLSKFFHGKQAYDKALLIIKCFAAGVILSTSLVHVLPDAFGALGNCQVASRHPWKDFPFSGLITLIGVLTALMVDLAATSHVDGQGNSHSHGHSSGKSTGKSHDRYERIDANEELEIVCKSAKESAIAIVAEESGEELTNAEELMKMKQRLVSQVLEIGIIFHSVIIGVTMGMSQNKCTIRPLVAALSFHQIFEGMGLGGCIAQAGFGFKTTLYMCLMFSVTTPMGILLGMAIFSVTGYDDSSANALILEGLLGSLSSGILIYMALVDLIALDFFHSKLMASDSMLKKVSFVALVLGSTSMSVLALWA; this is encoded by the exons ATGATGTCTTCGTCTTGCCTTGTTGACGCGGCTAGGGCGCTGGCGTGCAGGGATGGGCAAGCCGCTTCGAATCTCAAGCTCGTATcgattttcttcatcttcttcaccaGCGTTGTCGGTATAACGTTGCCGGTACTCCTTTCCAAGTTCTTCCATGGAAAACAAGCATACGATAAGGCTTTACTCATCATTAAATGCTTCGCTGCTGGAGTCATTCTCTCTACATCACTTGTTCATGTCCTTCCTGATGCATTTGGCGCCCTAGGTAACTGTCAGGTTGCTTCTCGACATCCGTGGAAGGATTTCCCCTTCTCCGGCCTCATTACCTTAATCGGCGTCTTAACCGCTCTTATGGTAGACCTCGCCGCTACCTCGCACGTCGACGGTCAAGGAAACAGCCATAGCCACGGTCATAGCAGCGGTAAAAGTACTGGTAAATCTCACGATAGATACGAACGAATTGACGCGAACGAGGAATTGGAGATAGTGTGTAAGAGTGCGAAGGAATCAGCGATTGCGATTGTAGCGGAAGAATCGGGAGAGGAATTGACGAATGCGGAGGAACTGATGAAGATGAAGCAGAGGCTGGTATCGCAAGTGTTGGAAATAGGGATAATATTCCATTCGGTGATAATAGGGGTGACGATGGGGATGTCTCAGAACAAGTGTACCATTCGGCCGCTTGTAGCCGCCCTCTCCTTCCACCAGATCTTCGAAGGGATGGGCCTCGGCGGATGCATCGCTCAG GCGGGATTTGGGTTCAAGACTACATTGTACATGTGTTTGATGTTTTCGGTGACGACGCCAATGGGAATATTGCTGGGAATGGCGATATTCTCGGTGACGGGTTACGACGACAGCAGCGCAAACGCGTTGATCTTGGAAGGGTTGTTGGGTTCGTTATCGTCGGGTATACTTATTTACATGGCCCTTGTGGACCTAATAGCACTTGATTTCTTCCATAGTAAGTTGATGGCTTCAGATTCTATGCTTAAAAAGGTATCTTTTGTTGCCCTTGTTCTAGGATCTACTTCCATGTCTGTTCTTGCTCTATGGGCTTGA
- the LOC124914934 gene encoding potassium transporter 1, with the protein MEPKTSLQSSEDGASRKKSKKGVRAGVFTLAYQSLGVVYGDLSTSPLYVYKTTFSGKLSLHEDDEEIYGVLSFIFWTFTLIALFKYILIVMSADDNGEGGTFALYSLLSRHARLSILPNQQDTDETLSSYGQETSPDTWESTFLKSFFERHPKFCKGLLIFVLLGTSMTITDGMLTPAISVLSAVSGVKIKFSGLHDNYVVVISCIILVGLFSLQHYGTHRVAFLFAPVVTAWLVCLSSIGIYNIIKWNTQIFQALSPIYMFKFLRTTGIEGWVSLGGVILSITGVEAMFANLGHFSTLSIKIAFTFLVYPCLILAYLGEAAYLSRHHEDIQSSFYKAIPEPVFWPVFIVATMAAVIGSQAAISATFSIISQCSALSCFPRVKIIHTSSKICGQIYIPDINWMLMLLCLAVTIGLGDTNMIGHAYGVAVAWVMLVTTCLMAMVMLIVWKKNLFLVLAFLLFFGTVELLYLSATSYKIPEGGWVPLIMSSIFMAIMFLWNYGTLKKYQFDMENKVSMSRILLLGPSLGMVRVPGIGLVYTNLVSGIPSVFGHFVTNLPAFHQVEVFVCVKSIPVPYVSEKERFLISRVGPEEYAMFRSIVRYGYRDMLQENYDFENRLVSAIIQFVEREGQEQSVEPYDGDSGNITLSYPHHEETTVRSIIDFQVMVMGENDSLEGGCVLKEESRKIVRAKESGIAHIIGHSHAQAKQSSSMLKRFAIDVVYAFLTKNCRGPDVGLHVPHSSLLEVGMVYHV; encoded by the exons ATGGAACCGAAAACGTCTCTTCAATCCTCCGAAGATGGAGCTTCTCGAAAG AAATCGAAGAAAGGAGTTCGTGCCGGTGTGTTTACATTAGCTTATCAGAGTCTTGGAGTAGTTTATGGTGATCTCAGTACATCTCCACTTTATGTATACAAGACCACTTTCTCTGGCAAGCTGAGCCTCCATGAGGACGATGAGGAGATCTATGGAGtgctttctttcattttttggACTTTCACTCTCATTGCTCTTTTCAAATACATACTCATTGTTATGTCAGCTGATGATAATGGTGAAG GTGGAACTTTTGCATTATACTCTCTGCTGTCTCGACATGCAAGGCTAAGCATACTGCCTAATCAACAAGATACAGATGAGACATTATCCTCGTATGGTCAAGAAACGTCGCCGGATACTTGGGAGAGCACTTTTCTTAAGTCTTTCTTTGAGAGGCATCCAAAGTTTTGCAAGGGGCTTCtgatatttgttttgttaggaaCGTCTATGACAATTACAGATGGCATGCTAACTCCTGCTATATCTG TTCTTTCAGCTGTTTCAGGTGTTAAGATCAAATTCTCAGGGCTTCATGACA ATTATGTTGTTGTTATCTCATGCATCATATTAGTGGGGCTTTTCTCGCTTCAGCATTACGGAACCCACCGAGTTGCATTCTTGTTTGCTCCTGTTGTCACAGCATGGCTTGTTTGTCTGAGCTCTATTGgcatttataacattattaaatgGAACACACAGATTTTCCAAGCACTTTCTCCTATCTACATGTTCAAATTCCTTAGGACAACAGGAATTGAAGGTTGGGTATCATTGGGAGGAGTTATTCTCTCAATCACAG GTGTCGAAGCAATGTTTGCCAACTTGGGTCATTTCTCTACCTTGTCTATAAAG ATAGCTTTCACATTTCTAGTATATCCGTGTCTTATTCTTGCATACTTGGGTGAGGCGGCATACCTGTCTAGACACCATGAAGATATTCAGAGTAGTTTCTACAAAGCCATCCCag AACCGGTTTTCTGGCCAGTGTTCATCGTGGCCACTATGGCTGCTGTCATAGGAAGTCAGGCTGCAATATCTGCTACCTTCTCCATCATAAGCCAGTGCAGTGCATTAAGTTGTTTTCCCCGTGTAAAGATCATTCACACCTCAAGTAAAATATGCGGGCAGATATACATTCCAGACATCAATTGGATGCTTATGCTTCTATGCTTGGCTGTTACTATCGGTCTGGGAGACACAAATATGATAGGACATGCATACG GTGTGGCTGTGGCATGGGTAATGTTGGTGACTACATGCCTAATGGCAATGGTGATGTTAATCGTGTGGAAGAAAAATCTCTTCTTGGTGCTTGCATTTCTGCTATTCTTCGGAACAGTTGAACTTCTTTACCTCTCAGCAACCTCATACAAAATCCCAGAAGGGGGCTGGGTACCACTGATAATGTCATCAATCTTCATGGCAATTATGTTTTTATGGAACTACGGCACATTAAAAAAGTACCAATTCGACATGGAGAACAAGGTATCAATGAGTAGGATACTCCTGTTGGGGCCGAGCCTAGGCATGGTTCGTGTGCCAGGAATCGGGCTGGTTTACACTAATCTGGTGAGTGGCATCCCATCAGTTTTCGGACATTTTGTGACAAACCTACCTGCTTTTCACCAAGTGGAAGTTTTTGTATGCGTAAAATCAATTCCGGTTCCTTATGTTAGCGAGAAGGAAAGATTTCTGATAAGCAGAGTTGGGCCAGAAGAGTATGCCATGTTCAGATCAATAGTTAGATATGGTTACAGGGACATGCTACAAGAgaattatgattttgaaaaccgaTTAGTTTCAGCAATCATACAATTTGTGGAAAGAGAAGGACAAGAACAAAGTGTTGAACCATATGATGGAGATTCTGGTAACATAACCCTAAGCTACCCGCATCACGAAGAGACGACGGTTCGGTCGATAATTGACTTCCAAGTAATGGTAATGGGCGAGAATGATTCGTTGGAAGGAGGGTGTGTACTGAAAGAGGAGTCTAGAAAGATTGTTAGAGCTAAAGAGAGCGGGATTGCTCATATTATTGGACATAGTCATGCGCAGGCAAAACAATCGTCGTCGATGTTGAAGAGGTTCGCCATTGATGTGGTGTATGCGTTCTTGACAAAGAACTGCAGAGGACCTGACGTGGGATTACATGTTCCTCATAGTTCTTTGCTTGAAGTAGGTATGGTTTATCATGTCTAA
- the LOC124916281 gene encoding probable N-acetyltransferase HLS1, whose amino-acid sequence MKNIMTCMHIVLLSLSRRFVLMLEKINVRSYNGQRDKTGVEELEKRCQVGSEGKMCFFMDTLGDPICRIRNTPFHNMLVAEVDNEIVGIIQGTIKLVTLCDCLATVGYVLGLRVVPLSRRGGIATTLVRHMEQWFTDNQVHYAYMATDKHNKPSLNLFIDRLGYTIFKSPLILVQPVNPAAPVASAGRRSGVEISMLKPEKAEFLYRKYMGTTDFFPHDIDRVLNHKLSLGTWVSYRRRRGHVPFSGEFRDESDMPESWAMLSVWNGGDVYKLRAEGVTFPCFVYSRSSRLMNWAFPCLNVQEMPDFSDNFGFYFVYGLYVRGRGSGKLVRALFRFVSNVAREKGDCKAIVTEVERMEGFRFHVPHWKLLSGSEDLWCIKSLKMAGEDEDDDEEEEGTRIRSLQQLTTSVRSKRGLFVDPREV is encoded by the exons ATGAAGAACATTATGACTTGCATGCATATTGTTCTTCTCTCTCTGTCTAGAAGATTCGTACTAATGTTGGAGAAGATTAACGTAAGAAGCTACAATGGGCAGAGAGACAAAACAGGGGTGGAAGAACTTGAAAAAAGATGTCAAGTAGGATCAGAAGGGAAAATGTGTTTCTTCATGGACACTTTAGGCGATCCCATTTGCAGAATCCGCAACACCCCTTTCCACAACATGCTc gtTGCCGAAGTGGATAACGAGATAGTCGGGATTATACAGGGCACGATCAAGCTAGTCACCCTTTGCGATTGCTTAGCCACAGTTGGTTACGTCCTAGGGCTGAGAGTGGTGCCTCTTTCCCGCCGGGGAGGTATTGCCACGACCTTGGTTCGCCATATGGAACAATGGTTTACTGATAACCAAGTTCATTACGCCTACATGGCGACCGATAAACACAACAAACCCTCTCTTAACCTCTTCATAGACCGTCTAGGTTACACTATATTCAAATCTCCATTAATCCTCGTCCAGCCTGTCAACCCGGCCGCTCCCGTAGCATCCGCCGGAAGAAGATCAGGGGTTGAAATATCGATGTTAAAGCCGGAGAAAGCAGAGTTTCTCTACCGAAAATATATGGGGACGACTGATTTTTTCCCACACGACATAGACAGAGTACTAAATCACAAGCTGAGTTTGGGCACGTGGGTTTCTTACCGGAGGAGGAGAGGTCACGTGCCGTTTTCAGGCGAGTTTAGAGATGAATCCGACATGCCTGAGAGTTGGGCTATGCTGAGTGTATGGAATGGTGGGGATGTGTATAAGTTGAGAGCAGAGGGAGTGACGTTTCCTTGCTTTGTATACTCTAGAAGTTCGAGGTTGATGAATTGGGCATTTCCTTGTTTAAATGTTCAAGAAATGCCCGATTTCTCAGACAATTTTGGGTTCTATTTTGTTTATGGGTTGTATGTTAGAGGTCGGGGGTCGGGGAAGCTGGTGCGAGCCCTGTTTAGATTTGTAAGTAATGTGGCTAGGGAAAAAGGTGATTGTAAGGCTATAGTGACGGAAGTTGAACGAATGGAGGGATTTAGATTCCATGTACCTCATTGGAAGCTGCTTTCTGGGTCGGAGGACTTGTGGTGCATAAAGTCATTGAAGATGGCtggagaagatgaagatgatgatgaagaagaagaaggaacgAGGATTAGATCATTGCAACAATTGACAACAAGTGTACGGTCGAAAAGAGGTCTTTTTGTAGATCCAAGAGAGGTGTGA
- the LOC124916282 gene encoding mitogen-activated protein kinase kinase kinase 17-like — translation MEDKPRTQSISSWVRGNCIGRGSFGTVNLALTHPHGRVLAAAKSVQISSQAANSQQIQALENEIQILSSVSSPWVVQYIGDDVSRELNGSYRNLLMEYLPGGTVADLPPPLSGGAGNEEVVKSYTWCITSALRYIHSKGIVHCDVKGRNILLGPNPGTAKLADFGSAILIHDDEIKVRPTRGSPLWMAPEVIRGEYQGFESDLWSLGCTVIEMLTGKPAWEDNGADTLIKIGYSDKVPDFPNGLSEIGRDFLDKCLRRNRAERWSCDQLLEHPFISSSAAPEFNLMTRHHPSPRCVLDWPSIQSEYFSEEEIDMDSTKRRIGKLVSNTEEINWESDGWTEVRNLVGDGKSEEYPNCSNYGQDRGVILEDDEFGGGEAIDGGRRRGSECCRRDGGWLTVLGRSQTVFDNKKSMELTIFDLVKLLCVILVRFQNLSLKLMNIINMLEY, via the coding sequence ATGGAAGACAAGCCAAGAACACAATCCATTAGTAGTTGGGTCAGAGGTAATTGCATAGGACGGGGCTCATTCGGCACCGTAAACTTAGCCCTCACCCACCCTCACGGCAGGGTACTCGCAGCAGCCAAGTCAGTTCAGATTTCAAGTCAGGCGGCTAATTCCCAACAGATTCAGGCCTTGGAGAATGAAATCCAAATTCTAAGCTCTGTTTCTTCCCCTTGGGTGGTCCAATACATCGGAGATGACGTGTCTAGGGAGTTAAACGGGTCTTACAGGAATCTACTTATGGAGTACTTACCCGGTGGTACTGTTGCCGACCTTCCGCCGCCGCTCTCAGGCGGCGCCGGCAACGAAGAGGTCGTGAAATCGTACACTTGGTGCATAACCTCTGCCCTGAGGTATATCCACTCAAAGGGTATTGTTCACTGTGACGtgaaaggaaggaacattcTTCTTGGACCCAATCCCGGCACAGCCAAGCTCGCCGACTTCGGGTCGGCGATTTTAATACATGACGATGAGATTAAAGTCAGGCCGACTCGGGGAAGTCCACTGTGGATGGCGCCGGAGGTCATTCGAGGGGAGTATCAGGGATTTGAGTCTGATTTATGGTCATTGGGATGTACGGTCATCGAGATGCTTACCGGAAAGCCGGCGTGGGAAGACAACGGCGCTGACACGCTAATCAAGATTGGGTATTCCGACAAGGTACCAGATTTTCCTAATGGGTTGTCAGAAATCGGCCGGGATTTTCTTGATAAATGCTTGAGGAGGAACAGGGCGGAGAGGTGGAGCTGTGATCAGCTCCTTGAACATCCGTTTATCTCTTCGTCGGCGGCGCCGGAGTTCAATTTGATGACACGTCATCATCCATCTCCTCGATGCGTGCTGGATTGGCCGTCGATCCAGTCGGAGTATTTCTCCGAAGAAGAAATCGACATGGATTCGACCAAAAGAAGAATTGGTAAATTGGTTTCAAATACAGAGGAGATAAATTGGGAATCGGACGGATGGACGGAAGTGAGGAATTTGGTCGGTGATGGAAAGTCAGAGGAATATCCAAATTGTAGTAATTACGGCCAAGATAGAGGGGTAATATTGGAAGATGATGAATTTGGCGGCGGCGAAGCCATTGATGGAGGACGGCGGCGAGGTAGTGAGTGTTGCCGGCGAGATGGCGGTTGGTTAACCGTTTTGGGGAGAAGTCAAACTGTTTTCGATAATAAAAAGTCAATGGAGTTGACAATATTTGATTTAGTTAAATTGTTGTGTGTAATTTTGGTGAGATTtcaaaatttgagtttaaaattaatgaatattattaatatgttagAGTAT
- the LOC124914682 gene encoding ran-binding protein 1 homolog a-like translates to MASEATEHREEEEEVIAGEDEDTGAQIAPIVKLEEVAITTGEEDENVILDLKAKLYRFETQWKERGTGTIKLLKHRETGKVRLVMRQSKTLKICANHYVLPTMSVQEHAGNEKSCVWHAADFADGEVKDETFCVRFPSIENCKSFMETIQEIAESQVSKGEEEDKDALAAAELVEKLSFVEKDEKKSSEEAPVTVTVKENEAEKEAAKEEEGKKEPDTAAA, encoded by the exons ATGGCGAGCGAAGCTACCGAGCAcagagaagaggaagaggaggtAATCGCCGGTGAAGACGAGGACACCGGAGCACAGATTGCTCCGATAGTGAAGCTTGAGGAAGTTGCCATCACCACTGgcgaagaagatgaaaatgtCATCCTGGATCT GAAAGCTAAGCTGTATCGATTTGAAACTCAGTGGAAGGAAAGAGGCACTGGGACTATAAAGTTATTGAAACATCGGGAAACAGGAAAAGTTCGTCTCGTAATGCGACAGTCTAAGACCCTTAAGATCTGCGCCAACCATTACG TTCTTCCAACGATGTCCGTTCAGGAACACGCTGGGAATGAGAAATCTTGTGTATGGCATGCGGCTGATTTTGCAGATGGCGAAGTTAAAGATGAAACTTTTTGTGTCAGATTTCCATCTATTGAAA ATTGCAAATCCTTCATGGAGACAATACAAGAAATTGCTGAATCCCAAGTGAGCAAAGGAGAGGAGGAGGACAAAGATGCTTTAGCTGCTGCTGAGCTGGTTGAGAAGTTGAGCTTTGTGGAGAAGGATGAGAAAAAATCCAGTGAAGAAGCACCTGTTACTGTTACTGTCAAAGAGAATGAAGCAGAGAAAGAGGCTGCAAAAGAAGAGGAGGGCAAAAAGGAGCCAGACACTGCTGCGGCTTAA